A part of Limihaloglobus sulfuriphilus genomic DNA contains:
- the xerC gene encoding tyrosine recombinase XerC: MNFIKYLSLEKHYSEHTVRGYQADLDSFCRFLVKGKGQHNTQDQQDFTLEDAKQISSKITSIEIAQLRSYLASLSMGSYSKRSISRKVASIRSFYKYLFKRGLIDKNPAALLKSPKGGKKLPKFMEYDEIEKLLLAPPQDNWRGLRDRAILETIYSCGLRISELVGIDISDIDFDNQVIMVTGKGKKQRLCPLGSHAIYAIESYIHARNRDADFKHSPDPKALFLNKHGKRLSDRSIRRNLDGYLQQSGLDSSISPHTLRHSFATHILNNGADLRSVQELLGHKSLSTTQIYTHLTTSRLREIYNKAHPRSR; encoded by the coding sequence ATGAATTTCATCAAGTACCTGAGTCTTGAGAAACATTACTCTGAACATACAGTCCGCGGCTATCAGGCTGATCTTGACAGTTTCTGCCGGTTTCTTGTGAAAGGAAAAGGCCAGCATAACACTCAAGACCAACAAGACTTTACACTTGAAGATGCAAAGCAGATAAGCTCTAAAATAACTTCTATTGAGATAGCTCAATTACGGTCATACCTGGCTTCATTAAGCATGGGCTCGTACAGTAAACGGTCAATATCAAGAAAAGTTGCGTCAATACGGAGTTTCTACAAATATCTTTTTAAACGCGGCCTGATAGACAAAAACCCTGCCGCTCTTCTCAAAAGTCCCAAAGGAGGCAAGAAACTTCCTAAGTTTATGGAATATGATGAGATAGAGAAACTTTTGCTGGCTCCGCCCCAGGATAACTGGCGTGGGTTGCGGGACAGGGCAATACTTGAAACCATTTACAGCTGCGGCCTTCGTATCAGTGAGCTTGTTGGAATTGACATAAGTGATATTGACTTCGACAATCAGGTCATAATGGTAACAGGCAAAGGGAAAAAACAGCGCCTATGCCCGCTCGGCTCACACGCCATCTATGCCATAGAAAGTTATATCCATGCCAGAAACCGAGACGCGGATTTCAAACACAGCCCGGATCCAAAGGCACTTTTCCTAAACAAGCACGGTAAAAGGCTTTCCGACCGAAGCATAAGGAGAAATCTTGACGGCTACCTGCAGCAGAGCGGACTCGACAGCTCAATCAGCCCCCACACGCTGAGACACAGTTTCGCAACTCATATCCTCAACAACGGCGCCGACCTGCGAAGTGTGCAGGAGCTTTTGGGGCATAAGTCTCTTTCGACTACACAGATATATACACATCTTACCACCAGCCGCCTGCGCGAGATATATAATAAGGCTCACCCAAGAAGCAGATGA
- a CDS encoding ATP-dependent Clp protease proteolytic subunit — translation MQKVRLSLLFTCLLALQVYGDTLELSDGKTYTGYLFVKADQSRWFHAAETGRDIKLEGKDYNARYNPTGRKNTAAVIPIEFPIQYEQVIETIEKVLIEESAKGHRAIVIELDTPGGRVDITRNLCSIIPRYSTCPLAAYIKGGRFGGAYSAGAIIAMACNKIYAAPNTCIGAATSITIQDGAPADIARVYGEDAAEKFRSAFRNYIASIASSNGHSPYIAMAMEEKDMELLAVARNDERIFIDKDRMLKDDRIIEVVSPEGELLTLTAEKAVDYGFAVKIVTSRKQLLEDMFPGKNVRPIEMVSVRESYDEVEKALDYAGKLMEKITKEFRTIELKHSTGSMYRKDLLRSVNVIKKNAEFLLKFKEKYIDIQFEKEEIQKIINEAESVVSAIR, via the coding sequence ATGCAAAAAGTTCGACTTTCATTACTTTTTACCTGCCTATTGGCATTACAGGTCTATGGAGACACCCTCGAACTTTCTGATGGAAAAACATACACTGGTTATCTGTTTGTAAAAGCGGATCAAAGCCGCTGGTTTCATGCCGCAGAAACCGGCCGTGATATCAAACTTGAAGGAAAAGACTATAACGCCCGCTACAATCCCACCGGCCGCAAAAACACCGCAGCGGTAATCCCGATTGAATTTCCAATCCAATACGAACAGGTCATAGAAACCATTGAGAAGGTCTTAATAGAAGAATCCGCCAAGGGGCATCGCGCTATCGTAATAGAGCTTGACACCCCGGGAGGCAGAGTAGATATAACAAGAAATCTTTGCAGCATTATTCCCAGATATTCCACCTGCCCTCTTGCTGCCTATATAAAAGGCGGCAGGTTTGGAGGTGCCTATTCAGCGGGAGCTATAATAGCAATGGCCTGCAACAAGATTTACGCCGCCCCAAACACATGCATCGGCGCCGCGACATCTATAACTATTCAGGATGGCGCCCCCGCTGATATTGCTCGGGTTTATGGAGAAGACGCCGCGGAAAAATTCAGGTCTGCATTTAGAAACTATATTGCTTCTATCGCCTCAAGCAACGGCCATTCCCCGTATATAGCCATGGCAATGGAGGAGAAAGACATGGAGTTGCTGGCCGTAGCCCGAAACGATGAAAGGATCTTTATCGACAAAGACCGAATGCTCAAAGATGACAGAATAATCGAGGTAGTCTCGCCTGAAGGCGAGCTGCTTACATTAACAGCTGAAAAGGCCGTTGATTACGGCTTTGCGGTCAAGATCGTAACTTCACGCAAGCAGCTTCTTGAAGATATGTTTCCAGGGAAAAACGTACGGCCGATTGAAATGGTCAGTGTTCGGGAATCTTATGACGAGGTTGAAAAAGCCCTCGATTATGCGGGGAAATTGATGGAAAAAATCACAAAAGAGTTTAGAACAATAGAACTAAAACACAGCACGGGGAGTATGTACAGAAAAGATCTCCTGCGAAGTGTAAATGTCATAAAGAAAAACGCCGAGTTTCTTCTGAAATTTAAAGAAAAATATATAGATATACAATTCGAAAAAGAAGAGATCCAAAAAATTATCAATGAGGCAGAATCAGTAGTATCAGCGATCAGGTAA
- a CDS encoding ABC transporter ATP-binding protein, which translates to MSSEKFVTFENVAKKFGRTTALQLINMDISPGSIIGLIGSNGSGKSTLIRHIIGLYLPTYGLVKTFGVESEKLTPAQMSRIGYVHQEGQLLDWMSVRQHIAYIAAYYDHWNKALEQNYIEQFEIDLKARVGKLSPGKRQQLSILLAICHEPDLLLLDEPASALDPLARSRFLNLLLELIQDHGDRTILISSHILSDVEKVIDHVIVMHEGRILADSDFDVLRERFCRVTVTADPDTALPIPFGCVIESQSSNGRTNAILQNADIEALKRKLIENNLKFEISPLPLEEIYRLEITRNSGQNIRKAMQ; encoded by the coding sequence ATGAGTTCAGAAAAATTTGTTACTTTTGAAAATGTCGCAAAAAAATTCGGACGCACAACCGCACTTCAACTTATAAATATGGATATAAGCCCGGGCTCTATTATCGGACTGATAGGCAGCAACGGGAGCGGAAAAAGCACGCTTATTCGGCATATTATCGGGCTTTATCTGCCCACTTACGGGCTTGTAAAGACATTTGGAGTTGAATCGGAAAAACTTACCCCTGCCCAGATGTCGCGTATAGGTTACGTTCACCAGGAAGGACAGCTTCTGGATTGGATGAGCGTTCGGCAGCACATAGCTTATATCGCGGCTTATTATGACCATTGGAACAAGGCTCTGGAACAAAACTATATTGAGCAGTTTGAGATTGACTTAAAGGCTCGAGTTGGCAAACTTTCACCCGGCAAACGTCAGCAGTTGTCGATACTCCTGGCAATCTGCCATGAGCCCGACCTTCTGCTGCTTGACGAGCCTGCAAGCGCACTTGATCCTTTGGCTCGCAGCCGATTTCTTAATCTTCTGCTCGAATTGATACAGGATCATGGAGACCGCACAATCCTTATATCATCACATATTCTATCAGACGTTGAAAAGGTTATCGACCATGTCATTGTAATGCACGAAGGCCGCATACTTGCTGATTCAGATTTTGATGTTTTGCGGGAAAGATTTTGCCGTGTGACTGTCACTGCAGATCCTGACACGGCTCTGCCTATACCTTTTGGCTGCGTGATAGAATCTCAGAGTTCCAACGGCAGGACAAACGCTATACTGCAAAATGCAGACATTGAAGCGCTAAAGAGAAAACTCATTGAAAACAACCTTAAATTCGAGATATCCCCCCTGCCGCTTGAGGAGATTTACCGTCTGGAAATTACCCGTAATTCCGGCCAGAATATAAGAAAGGCAATGCAATGA
- the dacB gene encoding D-alanyl-D-alanine carboxypeptidase/D-alanyl-D-alanine-endopeptidase: protein MFKNILKIQYILFFVLAAAAAAGSSELAYKINTIVTSKNVSSCQFSVSVSNPRNGETVSSFRPERKLIPASNMKLITTSAALEYLGSDYVFDTRVYLHEGDLIIQGSGDPLLGDADTNEIKGKEQFWEIKAITDALKSAGVKSIKNICVNSFIFDHVLIHPSWPREQLNRYYAPQVCGINYNGNCITVRAGNNGKLWYTTVPETNYVNISSKASITSSGGNTLWCSRPPETNNMTLFGKCRSSTVDILVTINNPAMYFGMLVGEAVLKEGISVQGQGSILEKYCPEPGKTKPLATFSHTLEDVMIRCNRDSFNLTAECLVKTISAKNSTHNINGEWPHGLKLVARHLEKLGFKENQDFQLDDGCGLSRKNLVSSALLCGVLNNIYNSPDAEMFLDTLAIGGVEGSAPVRRYFTQSDYRGKILAKSGTINGVKALSGICKTDSGDYTFSVIVNKANGHSRGAINEIVKAIIDCL, encoded by the coding sequence ATGTTTAAGAACATCTTGAAAATACAATACATCTTATTTTTTGTTTTAGCGGCCGCAGCCGCTGCCGGAAGCAGTGAGCTTGCATATAAAATAAATACTATAGTAACCAGTAAAAACGTTTCATCGTGCCAGTTCAGTGTAAGCGTATCAAATCCGCGAAACGGTGAAACAGTCAGCTCTTTTCGGCCGGAGCGGAAACTTATACCGGCATCCAACATGAAACTGATCACTACATCGGCCGCGCTGGAATATCTCGGATCCGATTATGTTTTCGACACAAGGGTGTATCTGCATGAAGGTGACTTGATAATCCAGGGCAGCGGAGACCCTCTTCTGGGAGATGCTGATACAAACGAGATTAAGGGCAAAGAACAATTCTGGGAAATAAAGGCTATAACTGATGCACTTAAATCTGCCGGCGTTAAATCAATAAAGAATATTTGTGTAAACAGTTTCATATTTGACCATGTACTGATACACCCCTCGTGGCCTCGTGAACAGCTTAACCGGTATTATGCTCCTCAGGTGTGCGGCATAAATTACAACGGCAACTGCATAACTGTCCGGGCAGGTAATAACGGCAAACTCTGGTACACCACAGTACCTGAAACCAATTACGTCAATATCAGCAGCAAGGCGTCAATTACATCGTCAGGAGGAAACACACTCTGGTGCTCTCGTCCCCCGGAAACAAACAATATGACTCTTTTCGGAAAATGCAGAAGCAGCACTGTAGATATACTTGTTACAATAAACAACCCTGCAATGTATTTTGGAATGCTGGTAGGCGAAGCTGTATTGAAGGAAGGCATCAGCGTCCAGGGCCAGGGCAGCATTCTTGAAAAATATTGCCCGGAACCGGGAAAAACCAAACCGCTTGCAACCTTTTCGCATACCCTTGAGGATGTAATGATCCGGTGCAACCGAGACAGTTTTAATCTCACAGCCGAATGTCTTGTTAAAACCATCTCAGCCAAAAACTCAACCCACAACATTAACGGCGAATGGCCGCACGGACTCAAACTTGTAGCCAGGCACCTGGAAAAACTCGGGTTTAAAGAAAACCAAGACTTCCAGCTTGATGACGGCTGTGGGCTAAGCCGAAAAAACCTCGTCTCATCTGCCCTGCTCTGCGGCGTACTAAACAATATTTACAACAGCCCCGATGCTGAAATGTTTTTGGATACCCTTGCAATAGGCGGCGTTGAGGGATCCGCCCCTGTAAGGAGATATTTTACCCAATCTGATTACAGAGGCAAAATTCTGGCCAAAAGCGGAACAATAAACGGGGTTAAAGCGCTTAGCGGTATTTGCAAGACTGATTCAGGCGACTATACTTTTTCTGTAATTGTTAATAAGGCAAACGGCCACAGCAGAGGAGCGATAAACGAAATTGTGAAGGCCATTATAGACTGCCTCTAA
- a CDS encoding DUF6677 family protein, with the protein MKSVNKNINRNENYPASAAIAAIAGWLVPGGGFLITRQYAKAAVLFCSISAIFLTGIYVGSIAVIDIVYAKPWFIGQILYSPAVGFIAKAVQSSGLQAHGRPAEIGQIYTTVAGMMNLLAIIRASSTAYKTKI; encoded by the coding sequence ATGAAATCAGTAAATAAAAACATTAACAGGAATGAAAACTACCCGGCTTCTGCTGCGATAGCAGCAATTGCCGGCTGGCTTGTTCCCGGCGGCGGATTCCTTATAACCCGCCAATACGCCAAGGCGGCGGTTCTTTTCTGCAGCATCTCAGCTATATTTTTAACTGGTATATATGTCGGTTCGATCGCTGTGATAGATATTGTATATGCCAAACCCTGGTTTATAGGCCAGATACTCTATTCCCCTGCCGTAGGTTTTATAGCAAAGGCAGTACAGAGCTCGGGCTTGCAGGCTCACGGGCGGCCGGCGGAAATAGGTCAGATATACACTACTGTGGCAGGCATGATGAATCTGCTTGCAATAATACGTGCTTCATCAACAGCTTACAAAACCAAAATTTGA
- a CDS encoding GntR family transcriptional regulator produces the protein MQIDTHSGIPIYRQIMDQIRYQILAEILKPGDPLDSVRELARSLKVNPMTVSKAYAYLEMEGLVERQRGIGLFAAELKPEDKLSRHTQLLSELLEKAAADAALLGISREQFLTLAGKAASKLK, from the coding sequence TTGCAGATTGACACACATTCAGGAATACCTATTTACCGCCAGATTATGGATCAGATAAGGTATCAGATACTTGCAGAAATACTCAAGCCTGGAGATCCGCTTGATTCGGTGCGGGAGCTTGCAAGATCGCTTAAAGTGAACCCAATGACCGTCAGCAAAGCCTACGCTTATCTGGAAATGGAGGGACTCGTGGAAAGGCAGCGGGGAATAGGTCTTTTTGCCGCTGAATTAAAGCCGGAAGATAAACTGAGCCGCCATACCCAGCTTTTAAGTGAGCTTCTTGAAAAGGCAGCCGCCGATGCAGCATTGCTGGGAATCAGCAGAGAACAATTTCTTACGCTTGCCGGCAAGGCAGCATCAAAACTTAAATAA
- a CDS encoding HAD family hydrolase — translation MDNKDSVILPGIGEVTEKSGFIKLEQCSDGFYREGKEGVVCIYATGDKKVEFVSFEDRTIAYVKSAMGYPAYYPVPEVKMEKPLKAVLMDLDGTTVRSEEFWIWIIQQTTASLLDNPRFELEDADMPYVSGHSVSEHLKYCVNKYCPDKTVEEARNYYFEHTHREMQAILEGRGREGAFTPSPGIKDFLMELKGMGVKLGLVTSGLYEKAYPEILDAFHTLGMGKPDDFYDSIITAGFPLRKGSCGTLGELSPKPHPWLYAEVARVGLGLDYSQRHSIVGIEDSSAGISSIRLAGFAAIGIKDGNIIQGGTLGLCNHYCDTFEEILGILK, via the coding sequence ATGGACAACAAAGACAGCGTAATACTTCCCGGAATTGGCGAAGTTACAGAGAAGAGCGGATTTATAAAACTTGAGCAGTGCAGCGACGGTTTCTACCGTGAAGGCAAGGAAGGCGTGGTTTGTATTTATGCCACCGGCGATAAAAAGGTGGAGTTTGTCAGTTTTGAAGACCGTACTATCGCATACGTAAAAAGCGCTATGGGCTACCCTGCATACTATCCCGTTCCGGAAGTAAAGATGGAAAAGCCGCTCAAAGCGGTACTTATGGATCTCGACGGCACGACAGTCCGCAGCGAGGAATTCTGGATTTGGATTATTCAGCAGACAACGGCAAGCCTTCTGGACAACCCCAGGTTTGAACTTGAGGACGCTGATATGCCTTATGTTTCAGGACACAGTGTTTCAGAGCATCTCAAGTACTGCGTGAATAAATACTGTCCTGATAAAACCGTGGAAGAGGCCCGGAACTACTACTTTGAACATACCCACCGGGAGATGCAGGCAATTCTCGAAGGCCGCGGCAGGGAGGGGGCCTTTACACCCTCGCCGGGCATCAAAGATTTCCTGATGGAGCTCAAGGGCATGGGGGTCAAGCTCGGTTTGGTTACTTCCGGTCTGTACGAAAAGGCATACCCTGAAATACTTGACGCGTTTCATACGCTGGGCATGGGCAAGCCGGACGATTTCTATGACAGCATTATTACTGCCGGTTTCCCCTTGCGTAAAGGCTCATGCGGCACGCTTGGTGAGCTCTCGCCAAAGCCGCACCCATGGCTCTACGCCGAGGTTGCGCGTGTCGGGCTGGGACTTGATTACAGCCAGCGGCACAGCATAGTCGGTATTGAGGACAGCAGTGCGGGAATTTCTTCTATCCGGCTTGCCGGATTTGCCGCTATCGGCATAAAAGACGGCAACATCATCCAGGGCGGAACGCTTGGATTGTGTAATCACTATTGTGATACATTTGAAGAGATTCTGGGCATCTTAAAATAG